The following coding sequences are from one Oscillospiraceae bacterium window:
- a CDS encoding YidC/Oxa1 family membrane protein insertase, with amino-acid sequence MGFISQIFAYPLEWIYSFINNYAIALLIFAILVKILLFPLGIKQQKNTIKQAKLRPKEMAIRNKYKGRDDQATKQKVNNEIMQLYQDEKFSPLSGCLPLIIQFPILIALYDVIRKPLTYLMQLSGDTITALGKVYTDLIVASGGTAPKVIDEMRLITDIKAHTTQYGAAMTSGGFTLSDIPNLSFLGYNLGDIPSLSNLNLLLLIPVLALISAFISQFLMKKYSYQPPQNEADSSLKVMQYGMPFISLVIAFQVPALVGLYWIYQNLLSPVQQYILAKMYPIPKLTDDEIKAAERAYGKQEKIAKVAKQAVDSKNRKSLVYDDDDDTIPSGGELKSAYEDDEKEQANMTSGIISPAPLKDSNKAKNKSNDKK; translated from the coding sequence ATGGGATTTATAAGTCAAATATTCGCGTATCCGCTTGAGTGGATATATTCGTTCATAAATAATTACGCTATCGCGCTTTTAATTTTCGCGATACTCGTAAAAATATTGCTGTTTCCTCTCGGAATAAAGCAGCAGAAGAACACAATTAAACAGGCCAAGCTCCGCCCGAAAGAAATGGCGATACGAAATAAATATAAAGGGCGCGATGACCAGGCCACAAAACAAAAAGTAAACAATGAAATAATGCAGCTGTATCAGGACGAGAAATTCAGTCCTCTTTCCGGTTGTCTCCCGCTGATTATTCAGTTTCCTATCCTTATCGCGCTTTATGACGTTATAAGAAAGCCTCTGACATATCTCATGCAGCTTTCAGGCGATACAATAACAGCGCTGGGAAAAGTATATACCGATTTGATCGTTGCATCCGGCGGAACTGCCCCGAAGGTAATCGACGAAATGCGCCTTATTACCGATATAAAAGCCCATACTACGCAATACGGAGCCGCAATGACCTCCGGAGGCTTTACTCTGTCTGATATTCCAAATCTTTCATTCCTTGGATACAATTTAGGAGACATACCGTCTCTTTCAAACCTCAATTTATTACTGTTAATACCCGTGCTCGCGCTTATCAGCGCATTTATCAGCCAGTTTTTAATGAAGAAGTATTCGTATCAGCCTCCGCAGAACGAAGCCGACAGCTCTCTGAAGGTGATGCAGTACGGAATGCCGTTTATTTCGCTCGTTATCGCGTTTCAGGTTCCCGCTCTTGTCGGTCTTTACTGGATATATCAGAATCTTTTAAGCCCGGTACAGCAATATATTCTCGCAAAGATGTATCCGATTCCTAAGTTAACAGATGATGAAATAAAGGCCGCAGAGCGCGCATACGGCAAACAGGAAAAGATTGCGAAGGTCGCGAAGCAAGCTGTAGATTCAAAAAATCGTAAATCGCTCGTATATGACGACGATGATGATACAATTCCTTCCGGCGGCGAATTAAAAAGCGCTTATGAGGATGATGAAAAAGAACAAGCGAATATGACAAGCGGCATTATATCTCCGGCTCCTCTCAAGGACAGCAACAAAGCAAAGAATAAATCAAACGATAAAAAATAA
- the yidD gene encoding membrane protein insertion efficiency factor YidD: MKHICVFLIRLYQRFISPYIGSHCRFTPTCSAYAVEAFEKYGFFKGFYLSAWRVLRCNPFGKAGYDPVP, encoded by the coding sequence ATGAAACACATTTGCGTTTTTTTAATACGCCTTTATCAAAGGTTCATATCGCCGTATATAGGTTCGCATTGCCGTTTTACACCAACCTGCTCTGCATACGCTGTCGAGGCATTTGAAAAATACGGTTTTTTTAAAGGCTTTTATTTATCCGCATGGCGCGTCCTGCGCTGCAATCCGTTCGGAAAAGCGGGATATGATCCCGTACCGTAA
- a CDS encoding ribonuclease P protein component, which yields MKLYTIKENRLFGRAYAKGKSSPQKHIAVYMLPSKPKFKTKYGITVNKKLAGSVGRNRGKRLIREAYRALYPEIESTGKYYILIFVARTRLFNKNVKTGNVLSDMRTALRELGILPAEKI from the coding sequence ATGAAGCTTTACACAATTAAAGAAAATCGCCTTTTCGGCAGAGCCTACGCAAAAGGGAAGTCCTCTCCGCAAAAGCATATAGCAGTATATATGTTGCCGTCAAAACCGAAATTTAAAACGAAATACGGCATAACCGTAAACAAAAAGCTGGCGGGCTCCGTTGGCCGCAACCGCGGGAAACGCCTCATAAGAGAAGCATACCGTGCGCTTTATCCCGAAATCGAATCAACGGGAAAGTATTACATATTGATTTTTGTCGCCCGTACACGGCTGTTCAACAAAAACGTCAAAACCGGGAATGTTTTATCAGACATGCGAACAGCGCTGCGTGAGCTCGGAATATTGCCTGCTGAGAAAATATGA